A single region of the Sorghum bicolor cultivar BTx623 chromosome 7, Sorghum_bicolor_NCBIv3, whole genome shotgun sequence genome encodes:
- the LOC8064356 gene encoding pectinesterase inhibitor 28, producing MAAAATTKNVMVLLLLALLPLATLSSRAGPSSAYKSHGHSHRSSPSAKHPPPSPSPPSSPPSAPSPAPAATAALVRATCNSTAYYDLCVSALGADPSSATADVRGLSAIAVSVAAANASGGAATAAALAANGTAPTGTAAAASSSTVVDGTVQALLHACAAKYASARDALAAAGDSIALEDYDFASVHVSAAAEYPQVCRTLFRRQRPGQYPAELAAREETLKQLCSVALDIIGLLSNSS from the coding sequence ATGGCAGCAGCAGCCACCACCAAGAACGTCATGGTGCTCCTCCTCCTAGCACTCCTCCCTCTCGCCACACTCTCCTCCCGCGCCGGCCCATCATCGGCTTACAAAAGCCACGGCCACAGCCACAGGTCATCGCCGTCGGCCAAGCACCCACCGCCGTCTCCTTCTCCTCCGTCCTCACCACCTTCTGCTCCCTCGCCTGCTCCGGCGGCGACCGCCGCGCTAGTGCGCGCGACCTGCAACTCCACGGCGTACTACGACCTGTGCGTGTCCGCGCTGGGCGCGGACCCGTCCAGCGCCACGGCCGACGTGCGGGGCCTGTCGGCCATCGCGGTCTCGGTCGCGGCGGCCAACGCCTCGGGCGGCGCGGCGACCGCCGCGGCGCTGGCGGCGAACGGCACCGCCCCGACGggcaccgccgccgctgcttccAGTTCCACGGTCGTCGACGGCACCGTGCAGGCGCTGCTCCACGCCTGCGCGGCCAAGTACGCCAGCGCCCGCGACGCGCTGGCCGCCGCCGGAGACTCCATCGCGCTCGAGGACTACGACTTCGCGTCCGTGCACgtcagcgccgccgccgagtaCCCGCAGGTGTGCCGCACGCTGTTCCGGCGGCAGAGGCCAGGACAGTACCCCGCGGAGCTCGCCGCCAGGGAGGAGACGCTGAAACAGCTCTGCTCCGTCGCGCTCGACATCATCGGGCTGCTCTCAAACAGCAGCTAG
- the LOC8068527 gene encoding pectinesterase inhibitor 28, protein MAASTRKAALVLTLTMALLAPSILGARTRPPSSPHHSQGHKRSPPPASPPPPPAPAAPTAAAGLVQSTCNATAYYDLCMSTLGADASSATADVRGLSSIAVSAAAVNASGGAATAVALLATAGAGGGNTTTAVDGTTQALLRTCATKYGEARDALSAARDSIAQENYDYASVHVSAAAEYPQVCRVLFQRQRPGEYPPELAAREEALRRLCTVALDIITLLTNNTN, encoded by the coding sequence ATGGCGGCCAGCACCAGGAAGGCAGCACTCGTGCTAACCCTAACAATGGCGCTCCTCGCTCCGAGCATCCTCGGCGCCCGCACCAGACCGCCGTCGTCTCCGCACCATAGCCAGGGCCACAAGCGCTCGCCGCCTCCcgcttctcctcctccgccgccggcgcccgcCGCACCCACGGCCGCCGCCGGACTCGTCCAATCCACGTGCAACGCGACGGCCTACTACGACCTATGCATGTCAACGCTGGGCGCCGACGCATCCAGCGCCACGGCCGACGTGCGAGGCCTCTCATCCATCGccgtctccgccgccgccgtgaacGCCTCGGGCGGCGCGGCCACGGCCGTCGCGCTGCTGgccaccgccggcgccggcggcggcaacaCCACGACCGCCGTCGACGGCACCACGCAGGCGCTGCTCCGCACTTGCGCCACCAAGTACGGCGAGGCCCGCGACGCGCTGTCGGCCGCCAGGGACTCCATCGCGCAGGAGAACTACGACTACGCGTCCGTGCACgtcagcgccgccgccgagtaCCCGCAGGTGTGCCGGGTGTTGTTCCAGCGGCAGAGGCCTGGGGAGTACCCGCCGGAGCTGGCGGCCAGGGAGGAGGCTCTCCGACGGCTTTGCACCGTGGCGCTAGACATCATCACGCTCCTCACCAACAACACCAACTGA